In Thunnus thynnus chromosome 4, fThuThy2.1, whole genome shotgun sequence, the DNA window TGTCAGGAAAGTGAACGGTCCAGGAACTCCCCGGCCACTGAACCGACCGAAGTTGTCTCTGGCCAACTCACTAGCAGCAAATGGCCTGCCAGACAGCACAGACAACAAAGACCTCAACACAGAGCAAGAGGGCGACAAAGACTCCAGGTATGTCACAAGATATAACACACTGGAAAATCTATTCTCCGTcttcaacataaaaaaacaaacaaaaaacaaacacttgaatAACATCTGTATCTCCTGTTtctatcttttgtttgtttgtcagcgAGGTTTCAGCGTCAGGAGGTTCCCTGGGGAGCTCCTTGAAGAACAAACAcgaagatgaagaagaggacATGGAGGCTGAGCAGCAAGACGTGAAGAGACTTAAGTtcagcgaggaggaggaggaagacgaggaggatgaagaggaggagcaagAGGTGGACACAGTGAGGCCTTTACACGCCACCTGCCTCTCAAAAGAGGCAGAAGCCGAAGCCATGGtccaagaggaagaggaggagaaggtcgGTTGCAGCAAGGAGAATGAAGCCTCCAGCAGTGCCGCTGCTGTGGAAGACCAaggtatgtttttttgtttttttaacatgctcTGTGTGGTTTTTGCATTATCCATAGCAGATAAGATGAAAGGGTTATGTTCAAAGTCATGTTCATTGGTGGAGCTGAAGATCATCTCTCAAAGAGTTTATAAATGCTGACAAATGACCCTCCACAAAGCAGAAATGCTCAAATGTCCAGTATGGACAAAGGGGGAAACATTTGCAAAAAGCACGGTTAGATAGGaacatgtgcgtgtgtgtaagaAGATCTTTCAGTAGCTAAGAGGCTCTTTAATTATTTCCCCAGTTAGTAAACATACGTCAAAACTTCCCCAAGGGACAGCCACTCAAGGTACTGTAGCTCAGCACACACGCCCTTGTTTGCATGGAAAATGTGTTTGGGCATGCCATCTGTGACAGTGTGCCTGATAGTGTGTCGGCGATGACAGTTCATCACTATTCAGGCTGCAAAATTGTTGATCTGTTTACATGATCATTCATCTCCCTCTAGAAAGCAAGATAGTGTAAAATGACATGTATGTGTTGACTGGTAAAGTGGTTTATATTGTAATGTGAATCCAGTGCAGACTGTAGACATGTTGTTTTATGCTTGTTCTCTTTATGATTTGAATAATAGCATAtaattctgctttgtttttaagCTTACTTCAAGCTATCTTTGTTATTGCTGCCACCTAGTTCCACATTGTTATATTCACTGCCAGAGAGCTTAGATGTCTCTACAGGCATTGCAATGGCAGTGTGGTTGACAGTGCTCTAactaaacagaaaacagattGTTTGGAAAAAGATGCATTGCATTTTTAAGCAATTACAACTCTGCTAGTTTTCTTTGATCTGAATCAAGGGACAAGTTGTTACTTAATGGCATTTTGTGATTGTCACGGTGACATTTCACACAGACGATGTCACCAGTCTGTTTGGCTGTTGCGCACTTAAAGTTTGACTGGCCTGTCAAATTCTGAGTACAGGCTCGTATCAAATGATGCTTTTAGTGTTTTAACATACAGCTTAGTGCTAAAGTTCAGTATGATTTTTGCCCTGTGAAACACACTTGAGTCAGCTATGATTAAATCAGCTGTGGGAAATGGTCATAAGACCAGCACAGAAGATTGGTAATGCCTTTCCCAATATCTTTCTAATGGTGTCTGTGTGAGATGGAGGAAGTTAGATGGTAGGGGCAGACATGATTTACGTTCACATTAATATGTTTGACCAGTTGCAGTTGACATTGTATTGGGAGCGAATCGAgttgtgtaaaaatgttatcAGGTTCAGCTAGCCAGGGTGAGATAAAGCCTAATGTGGGCCGTCTTCACACTTAGACAAAgataagttaagttaagttattACTCATCAGTCTTATCAATATTATCCTTGATATTTTTGACTTAAGAGTGATGTAAAATACATTGAATCTAGCAGATGATAGCAGAGAAGCTGCTATAATGAAAGGGATCACTGAGTCCATTTTCTAACATGACAAATTAAGTAGTGGTGTGTGATCCGTCTTGACGTTTGCTGCCTGACAAGAATTCAAGCAAACCAGTCATTCATCTGTCTGAAATTGGCTGGAAAGATTTGGGTAATTTTACAGACTGAAAAGGGGCTAAAACCTACTGTGGTGTgtttaacaattttttttgtttgtttgtttgttttttttccccacttgtTCACTACAGAACCAACCAGCAGCACGCAGGGCGAAGCATGTGCGGGCTCAGGCCAGGAGGCGGAGCAGGACGAGAGGGAGGTGCCGTGCGGCTCCCAGGAGGAGGGCAGTGACATGGATCAGACAGAACAGCAGGCACCTGCATGCGTCGTAGAGAGCCCAGAGACCAGCAGGGACAGCGAGGAGAGCAACAGTGACccagtgagcagcagcagcagcagcagcagcagcagtagcagcagtggtAGCAGCTGTAGCATAGAGGAGAGTGCGGAAGTGGCCAGAGAAGACGTAGCTGTCGCTCCCTCCAGCAGTACAACTGAACCTCCTACAGAGGGCGCCATGGATAGTGCCACCTTGAACACTGGGACCACTGAGGAGCCCATGGAGCAGGACTAGACTGAAGGCACGTGTGACCATAAACCAGCTTGTCCTTGAATGCAGCTTGACTGTCACTGGGAGTGAGGATAACTGCACCTCATACACAAGACGAACGCCTCGTCCCGCTTTTGGACACTCCTCCAAAATGGCTACCTGGCATTGATGTGGGCATACAAATGAAAttttatttgaagtttttttttgttttgttttgtttttttgtttttttttaactggaaTATTTTATTGATCTTCTTATCCTCTGTTTTTAAGTTTCTCTGAAGAGGGGTTGGTTTCAGCAGCCTTCAGTTTCTCGgctgcatttcttttctttgttttttttgtgttcgTTGGGGTTGTTTGGATGCTGTGGTGGTCTGGTTCTTTTGTTATGCCACTCGCTTCATTTAGACATGACAGGATTGGTAGTTTTGTACCCTTTAAGCCCTGTGGTTATTTGTACCACGCTACCAGGGTCAGAACTGAGCCATAACAGCCActctttatttataaaatagtTCAAGATACGAACTACTACCAACATTTGTTTCTCACTGAAGCACTTGTGCTTTAGTCGAGCAAAGACCTGAGCCTAACACCCCAGCACCACTATGTTGTTACTCCACCAAGTTCCACCAGGCTGTTGAGAAcatgctttgtttttaaaatttattcCTCCATCCTTGTGAGATGGGAGACTATTTCTTTCCATTGTGTCCTTATATGatttttaaccatatttttGGAATGATACACTACCAATCCCACTCAACAATACTATAACTCGCTACCTTGTAGAGGCGTCCTCtgtaaaatgatatattttggATGCATAAAACCACCATAATTTATATGATCATTTCAATTCAATGAGTTATTTTGGAGTATGTTTTTGTTTCGTCTGCCATTTGTAGTTTCCAAAACCAGCTGTAAGTACAAAGATGACTTCTGCTTTCTTTGTAttgtgatgtcaccatgttgtCTCACCAACCGATATCCAGAGCAGTTTCTGGTTCCAGTTCTGCACCTGTTTCTGCAGCTGTACTTTTTGATATTTAGAATTTTAAATTTCTGTAAAGTAGATTTTTGTAGATtgtaatacagtatgtgttcacTGCCTTTGTGAAACCATATATAATTGTATAATTTCTGTGTATACTCTGAATGCTTTTGCCTTCAATGCGGTATTCAGAAACAGCAATAAATGTTAAGATTTTTATGCGTGGTGGTCTTACTTACTTGCACGCAGCATCTCATGGATTCAGTTCACTGTGTGCGTTACTGTTGTTCGTAATGTCTGCCGTCAACATCCTGGATCATGGTgaaacaaagtgttttacatgatATGTGCACTTACATataagcaggaaaagcacaggtgtaacttaCGACATTAACAACAgctctgttcattttaataacaTAATCATTAACAGAACGCAGCCATgatcaaaatatctgctgtacCTATTGGGAACCATGGCACTGATGTGAatatgatgatgaggatgagctTCATGAGCCTCATTATGCTGTGTTTAATCCTCATGTAATTTCCCCAGGTAGCAATGGAGCCACAAAAGACATCAGATGCAGTAAAATTAGGTGTAGTTAAAGCCATGATTTGTATAAAAAAGacattcatttatgttttgtttttgttgggaGTTTTTCTTGACTGTGTGGAACCCATTAGCACCACTGTtgtcttctccctctctgtgtcacATGACAAAGAGCAAAGGATGCATTAAGATGTGTTTGGCAAACTCCTTCCACAGAAGCTCACCAGCTGTTATGGGGCTCTGGTCACAATCAAAATATCCAGAGGAGTGACCCTTTGCCTGTTAAATAAAGATGACTTTTCATGTCCAAAAGGTGTCCCTCTAGGTCATCTTACAATATCGCCCCTCACTGGTGTCTTTTGATCGACTGAAATTTGCTCAGGCTCtctgaggaaataaaaagtgGACAGTGTCAATCCATGCAGCGCTGTTGAAATGGTGGGCTTTGAAGACTTGTCTCCAGGGAAACAAATGCCAGGTCAGGAGGGATATTAAAAGCAGCTTGACACCAAATGATTTTTAATCTGACCCCGCTTCACGAACGGCAGATGATAGAGAGAGCAGCGTGGtttcacacactcagacatcTGTGGCTTGCAAAAATAGCCAGTTGACTCTTCGCACTTGCATCACAGTTTATACACAGTTTTATGTCTTAGTTACTCCTCAATATATGTGTCATTACTGCGCTTGCAGAATTTGCTTTGGGCCTTAAATTATATCTGTGCTGTTTTCTTTGCCTGCAGCCTTGGGGAGCAGGACTCCATTAGTTGGTAATAAAATATCAGAGAGGTGAATACACTCGCCAGTTGTTGGCTCTGCAATGAGAAAAGCTGCCTCTGGCCTCTCCGGGAagcaaaatatcaaataaaatttaatatatgtattaaaaaagaaaatacactgcAGGAATCACTCTACTTTGCATTCCTAATTTATCAAAACTATTCAAAAGCTTtagatataaatgtttttactcTTCCCCAACATCCCATAAATGGTCTCACTGCAAGTACATATTGTTGGTAGATATGTAATTAGAAAAGTCTATAAAGTGGCTTGGGTAGGAGCTGTGGTGAGCAGAGTGAAGCCTTTGATCAAACAAGTCACTAAAATAACTATGAAATTAAACTCTCCTTCATTTCGCCGGTGACCCCCCTGGAGCCCCCTCGTGGACCCCGAGGGGCCTCTGGACTACACTTAAAAATCACCGGGCAGCTGCATGTAGTTATACTTGAGTTTCATGCTTCACCACCTGCCTCAAGAGAAGGGCTTTTAAACGGATCTGTGGTCAGCAGTAGCGCATACCAAATCACACTAATTGTCTGGAGTCATCAAGCACTTTGGTGTTAGACACACTCGGTGACACTGACAGGATTAAAAGAAAGAATATATCAAGTTTAAAGAAAGTCATTATAACATAAGGAGTTAGTATTTTACCGCATCAGTTGTGACATTTCAGCATATGAAGTGGTTCAAGAGGATTGAAAGTTCACAGATGGAGCGCAGTCCTCTTGACGGGGTCAGGCAGCGCCACACGCAATCTCCGTGTCATCCAATAGAGGGTACTGTTTAGTTTCCGAGACAGACCAAACATGCTTCGTCTGCCCTGAAATCAGAATGCAGAGGGAGTCCTCCGGCTGCCAGTGAGCGCAGCCTGAGACACATTCAGTATGCCTCCTTACACACTGCCTTGAATCACCTgaaaaagcacacacagacatcatgaCCTCCCTCAGCTCCATCCGGCACTGTCCGCAGGATGAACCCTCGCTTGTCTAATTTTGTCTTCGGGAAGAggactgaatgaatgtgaatgaattTACTTAACaatctttttctttattgtccACATGCCAGTCAGAATGATAGTTTCTGCTAGTGCTCGGCAGAGGCTCTGACAAATTTGTCACACTCCTTCAAAAACCACAGACATCAGCTCAACTCCCACGTGTCTCGTTTCTCgtggggtgaaaaaaaaaagcttttatcaGCATGATCTAGAGTATGCAGCTTGTAAATACTAGCTTCTTCTTGTCTTGTGGTAAATTCCAAGGCATGAAATAATGAGCTAACAAATTTTCTTTATAGACACAATATATTTGTTAGTGTTTCTGTTAGAAAAGTTCAGGTGTGAGCAGGTCCAGGGTCAGATGAGGGTTGGTGTCAATGTCAAGTTTCATTATTTGGCACACAGCAGGGTCAAACATTCTGAACTACTCTGACAAACTGGCAAACACCAGCAGTGGGTGGGAGGCTGTTCAGTGTGTTGGCAGACTAGAAAaatctgggggaaaaaaatattatttcccCCCtttcaaaaataccaaacaaacCTAAAAATGGAGGCAGCAGGAAGGCTCCACCGCAGGAGGCCTCCAGACAGACTTCACAAGGACCGCTCTGGCAAAGTGGGGACAGTGAGAAATACTATGTAATGCTCTGAAATGGTCAGTGGAAATAGGTAGAGATTCAATTATCTTGATGTCCAGGCTCCAGTGGCTTTGAGGAGTGGATTTTTTATGCGGCTCAGTGTGGGGGCGGCACGCCCAGCAGGCACCGACCTCAGGTGGCTACTGTTTGAATTTCCACTTCTCTATCAGTATGGCATCAtcgcagagaaagagagacagtaaGTGGAAGACTGCTTTGATTCAGCCGGTCTATTTGTGTCAGTGTCACTGCCTATCAGCGTCCTCTTTCAGAACAGCTTCAGGTCCCCTCAAATATGCCAAGTTGGGAAATTCTGagacattacacattacataaAGTGGTGACATTTATGGTTGGCAATAAAATGCTGGCTGCAAGCCTGGCTGGGAAAATCAGGTTAGTGTTAAAAGACTCCTACAGAAGCACTTAACCTTATGTTTCCATGAAATGCATCTTGGCctcaaagacataaaaatactgtacagtagaCAAAATAAAGCAAGCAagaacaaattatttatttcacatctTTAATTCCAGCAGAAATACAATGTGCCTCACACTGaaggaaaacacattaaatgtgcactttatatatacacatgaaTGCATGGACTAAGCAGTTCAACCAATTTATGATTTAAACTTTGGAACAACCAGAAGGCTTGTGCCAGATGACCTGGTGGTGTCAGTATGCCTGAAACAAAGTGCTTGGCAGATCGTTAAACAGCATCTGAACCCTCAACCACACATTCTGACAATGCAGCTTGTCTGCTTCACCAGTTTAGCACTGTAAAATGTATCATATCCAGCATTTCAATTAACATGTTCATACAGAAGACAAACTGATTTGGGAATTTGTGCTGAGTGCTGAGTTTAACAATCTACGGTATCTTGAGTATATCTCTCATGAACTGGTAAAGTTTCACAGCTAACAGTGGCATTTAGCTCCTGAGGGCGCCTGTTAGCAACTAAACCTACAGTATGGAAACACTTTTGCTGTCAGACTGTCAGATGACACTTTATATGAACTAGTTGGTTTCAACCATACCCAGGTGgtccctgtggagtttttgactgCTGTTTTTCATGAGTGGGCTCCCATTTTGTTTGCAGCTTCCATTCGTACAAGGACACACAATCACATGCATGTGTACACAGGTGACGCGATACACAGTCCTGCCAATcatttcacactattccactgatctacaaGTGGCTGTAATGCACCATGGaacacagcaatgcaccaataaaggcagaaaagaagagggaaagccagtaaacatggatgtaaaaaatgcaggatttaagttttgcaaatgttttatgagaaaGGAAATTGATTCAACACATTTGTAGATCACAGTGATACACACAGTAAGTTTCGGTGAGTAACAGTGAATGTAAAGATAACTTTTGATTGTTtgcaagaaaactccacagggcacctttaagaGACTGATATTTGATATGAAGGTCAAGATCAGTTCTATTAATGTGatcaaaatcattaaatcagATCATATCAGGCCTTTCTTGAAACAAACTAGTTCGTATGAAGACGATCTGACAAGCACTCCGTTTGAAGCACACTGACACcttaaaggataaatctggtgatattctatatgtTTCTTATTATCAGTAAATCTAAAGAAAAGACCAAAAGAAGCAATGAATCatgaacacacaacaacaaccatTTATTTTCCATCCCACATACAACATCCTGCTGACGTAAatactgctgaaaatagtcctcagCAAGTGCACTATTTCCTGtgtgagtaatgtttgctaaaagcAAAAGTGCCCAGAAAATTACTTATCTTTTGATGCATTCAAAAAAGAAAGTATGTATTACTGAGTCATCGTTGATTGTAAGTAAAAGGCTATTTttgttatgctgatgacacaacTCTGGAAATTAATGTCAGTGATTCCCTCTGTGGTACTTTCCAGGCACAGAGAGACTGGATGTAAACATATCTCCTCTTAGAACCTCAGCACCGATAACAGGAATGACTATTTTGTCATTGTTAAATTGCAGGAAAATGTGTGACAAccagatgtttatgtt includes these proteins:
- the ppp4r2b gene encoding serine/threonine-protein phosphatase 4 regulatory subunit 2-B; the protein is MEIDSLQEALRDFDKKTKKEASPLLEQFLCHIAKTGETMVQWSQFKNYFLFKLEKVMDDFRASAPEQRGPANPNVESIPFEDMKERILKIVKGYNGIPFTIQRLCELLTEPKRNYTGTDKFLRGVEKNVMVVSCVHPTSEKNGCSAVNRVNGVMLPGNTSAFTERKVNGPGTPRPLNRPKLSLANSLAANGLPDSTDNKDLNTEQEGDKDSSEVSASGGSLGSSLKNKHEDEEEDMEAEQQDVKRLKFSEEEEEDEEDEEEEQEVDTVRPLHATCLSKEAEAEAMVQEEEEEKVGCSKENEASSSAAAVEDQEPTSSTQGEACAGSGQEAEQDEREVPCGSQEEGSDMDQTEQQAPACVVESPETSRDSEESNSDPVSSSSSSSSSSSSSGSSCSIEESAEVAREDVAVAPSSSTTEPPTEGAMDSATLNTGTTEEPMEQD